The following coding sequences lie in one bacterium genomic window:
- a CDS encoding glycosyltransferase produces the protein MTSTETIRFSVIMPAYNEGRHLAGNIEETMEIMRKFNEPFEVVIVDDCSTDNTAEIIRDASRKYSRVKGLVLTKNQGKGHALKAGFEKSEGEVILFLDADLELHPRQFENFYKIMQSKKVDIVIGSKRHPESVLKYPLRRRVMSMVYFLLVKILFGLPVRDTQTGIKIFKRNVLEYAFPKMLVKKYAFDLELLVLAHHARHTIAEAPVEVHYKAQLGHIRLGDIFNIWWDTMAIFYRLYMLHYYTRKNEDSG, from the coding sequence TTGACGTCAACTGAAACGATCCGGTTTTCAGTGATTATGCCTGCCTATAATGAAGGCAGACATTTGGCCGGCAACATTGAAGAGACGATGGAAATCATGCGAAAATTCAACGAACCCTTTGAAGTCGTGATTGTTGATGATTGTAGCACAGATAACACAGCCGAAATTATCCGGGATGCGTCACGGAAATATTCGAGGGTAAAAGGATTGGTGCTCACCAAAAATCAAGGCAAGGGGCATGCGCTTAAAGCAGGATTTGAAAAATCAGAGGGAGAAGTCATACTTTTTCTGGATGCGGATTTAGAACTTCATCCACGGCAATTTGAAAATTTTTATAAAATCATGCAAAGCAAAAAAGTTGATATTGTAATTGGATCAAAACGGCATCCGGAATCGGTTTTAAAATATCCATTGCGTCGCCGGGTTATGAGTATGGTTTATTTTCTGCTTGTTAAAATATTATTCGGTCTCCCGGTTCGAGATACTCAAACCGGAATAAAAATATTTAAACGTAATGTTTTGGAATACGCATTTCCAAAAATGTTGGTCAAAAAATATGCATTTGATTTGGAATTGTTGGTATTGGCACACCATGCACGGCATACGATTGCAGAAGCGCCGGTCGAAGTGCACTATAAAGCGCAATTAGGGCATATACGTTTGGGTGATATATTTAATATTTGGTGGGATACGATGGCAATTTTTTATCGTTTGTATATGTTGCATTATTATACTAGAAAAAATGAGGACTCCGGTTAA
- a CDS encoding class I SAM-dependent methyltransferase translates to MALKKLHRIKNDIQRDPTMDYGYYGRQAVGLKRMLFWGRLQTALALYEKYCNPKQVRSILDFGCQFAFVSAALASHVKIIYLTEIAQPLLDLGIGIHKKYGNQNYIPLINPEHKPAEYVKYIQSGEKIDLFLMFDVLEHVRPIDELMKSIRMVSSDEAKLLISLPTENFFYMLLNRFKREAGHCHRYYDVESSLKKMQYRMIKKKSLWGLFNIYLYEI, encoded by the coding sequence ATGGCGCTAAAAAAATTACACCGTATAAAAAATGATATTCAGAGGGATCCAACAATGGATTACGGATATTATGGGCGACAGGCAGTGGGATTAAAGCGGATGCTATTTTGGGGTCGATTGCAAACCGCATTGGCGCTTTATGAAAAATACTGTAACCCAAAGCAGGTTCGAAGTATCCTCGATTTTGGCTGCCAATTTGCATTTGTGTCAGCGGCCCTGGCGAGTCATGTTAAGATAATTTATTTGACCGAAATTGCACAGCCCCTACTTGATTTAGGAATAGGCATTCATAAAAAATACGGCAACCAAAATTATATCCCTTTGATTAACCCTGAGCATAAACCCGCAGAGTATGTCAAATATATTCAATCGGGAGAAAAAATCGATTTATTTCTTATGTTTGATGTATTGGAGCATGTTCGTCCTATTGATGAATTGATGAAATCCATTCGCATGGTCTCGAGCGATGAAGCGAAATTACTTATATCATTACCAACTGAAAATTTTTTTTATATGCTCTTAAATCGGTTTAAACGAGAAGCGGGACATTGTCATCGCTATTACGATGTTGAGTCAAGTTTAAAAAAAATGCAATATCGGATGATTAAAAAGAAAAGCTTGTGGGGATTGTTTAATATCTATTTATATGAAATCTAG
- a CDS encoding NHL repeat-containing protein yields MAISRKRKSAKKIVSKAVKKNVKPTGAKKAPAAAEVKPAAKRVKKAVTKKFKSVASAKKGVKISRPPLSAKVKEKKKGEGAQKKNRGLIVFGVIVGVIISFAVIGKLRQGPPIKLLPVTVEARFTMSGHQDGPLASPRGIALDSGKNLYVADLGNHRVVKFLPDGSVGGVWGKQGTHAGEFKEPSGVAIDNQGDVYVADTWNGRIQKFSNQGEYYGEITSKTGNFYSPRNVAVDTNGFIYVSDTGNSCVKKFDVDANLVKRWGEYGTGRDRFQETFGLCSGPDNLIYVGDAGNRKIKVYSSDGKFIQEVRIKGWQSGVGWPMMAVDKAGTVYATDVQHNMVWIYNKEGKYIGSWGNKPGKDFFVSPLGIAVDDLGSVYVSNMNKGEIIKIAPIQTK; encoded by the coding sequence ATGGCCATCAGCAGAAAAAGGAAGTCAGCCAAGAAAATTGTTTCCAAGGCTGTGAAAAAAAATGTCAAACCGACAGGTGCGAAAAAAGCCCCGGCAGCAGCTGAGGTTAAACCGGCTGCCAAGCGCGTGAAAAAAGCGGTCACTAAAAAATTTAAATCCGTTGCATCTGCTAAGAAAGGTGTCAAAATTTCGCGGCCGCCGCTTTCCGCTAAAGTGAAAGAGAAGAAAAAGGGAGAGGGTGCACAGAAAAAAAATCGTGGTTTGATCGTATTTGGCGTCATTGTCGGAGTGATCATCAGTTTTGCTGTGATCGGAAAATTACGGCAGGGTCCGCCGATCAAGCTTCTTCCGGTGACGGTCGAAGCGCGATTTACCATGAGCGGACATCAGGACGGCCCCTTGGCATCACCACGGGGCATTGCGCTGGATAGCGGGAAAAATTTATATGTGGCTGATTTAGGAAATCACCGGGTTGTGAAATTTTTGCCCGATGGGTCGGTTGGAGGTGTATGGGGCAAGCAGGGAACCCATGCCGGGGAATTCAAGGAACCGTCAGGGGTTGCGATTGACAATCAGGGAGATGTCTATGTGGCGGATACCTGGAACGGCCGGATACAGAAATTTTCCAATCAGGGAGAGTACTATGGTGAAATTACATCCAAAACGGGTAATTTTTATTCACCCCGCAATGTCGCTGTCGACACCAATGGATTTATTTATGTCTCAGACACAGGCAATTCATGTGTTAAAAAATTTGATGTGGATGCCAATTTGGTAAAACGCTGGGGTGAATACGGGACGGGCCGGGACCGGTTCCAGGAAACCTTTGGATTGTGCAGCGGCCCGGATAATCTTATTTACGTCGGTGATGCCGGTAATCGGAAAATTAAGGTGTATTCATCAGACGGGAAATTTATACAAGAAGTCCGGATCAAAGGTTGGCAGAGCGGTGTTGGCTGGCCGATGATGGCAGTAGACAAAGCAGGCACTGTCTATGCCACCGATGTCCAGCACAACATGGTATGGATTTATAATAAGGAAGGGAAGTATATTGGGAGCTGGGGAAACAAACCGGGAAAAGATTTTTTTGTCTCGCCCTTGGGCATCGCAGTGGATGACCTGGGCAGTGTTTATGTATCCAATATGAATAAGGGCGAAATTATTAAAATTGCGCCTATTCAAACTAAATAG
- a CDS encoding class I SAM-dependent methyltransferase, which produces MNEKNQLKEILDVLPLRPAEKIYLRRLLRKVAHYFKPENRVLDVGCGDGKPSEVLAALGCHVMGIDVEAHPERWEMLRNKGIICQEGNAEKLSFADASFDAVWIKDAFHHMENPAVALRELQRVVKPGGPIVVVEANRYNPVFYIHLTLLGDHQHYTRRALKRFLRKADENFVYMQGESRCLPWDAKWILMLLELFEETLERVKIFNPWLTYQFGVVKGKGQ; this is translated from the coding sequence ATGAACGAAAAAAATCAACTGAAAGAGATCCTGGATGTTTTGCCGCTCCGTCCCGCAGAAAAAATATATTTGAGGCGTTTGTTGCGGAAGGTTGCGCACTACTTTAAACCGGAAAATAGAGTTTTGGATGTCGGTTGCGGAGACGGGAAACCATCCGAAGTGTTGGCGGCCTTGGGGTGCCATGTTATGGGAATTGACGTTGAGGCGCATCCTGAAAGATGGGAAATGTTACGCAACAAAGGAATTATCTGCCAGGAAGGAAATGCTGAGAAGTTATCCTTTGCGGATGCAAGTTTTGATGCGGTCTGGATCAAGGATGCTTTTCATCATATGGAAAATCCCGCAGTGGCGTTAAGGGAATTACAGCGCGTGGTCAAACCAGGTGGTCCCATCGTGGTCGTGGAAGCCAACCGCTATAATCCGGTTTTTTATATTCACTTAACATTGTTAGGCGATCATCAGCATTACACCCGCCGCGCTTTGAAAAGATTTTTGAGAAAAGCGGACGAAAATTTTGTTTATATGCAAGGTGAGAGCCGTTGTTTGCCTTGGGATGCCAAATGGATACTCATGCTGCTTGAGTTGTTTGAGGAAACGTTGGAACGCGTAAAAATTTTTAATCCGTGGCTGACTTATCAATTTGGGGTTGTAAAGGGGAAGGGACAATAA
- a CDS encoding glycosyltransferase yields MLQHQSSHTEIMIASHVAEAHGPQYVLHQYLKERQKEFVFVSCPFDYARTLHAEARIYQHGQEKIINGHRNTSTGVLSWIRDAWFVWRCGWKYLNKATVFIGINNLNVAIGILLKWLGKGGYVVYYVIDYTPRRFSSRLLNWIYQSIARFAAKHADMVWNLSGRMQAVHEKFGAPAKTNILVPIGIDDHEARVVNKKEIKQNEVVVVSTLFESKGVQLILDAITQLPELHLCIIGTGPYQETLQQQTVKLGISKQVEFLGMVDREILFRRLSHSRIAVATYQEDPSNYSYYADPAKPKEYLACGIPTIITRVPWIAEAIDQRPMGIAIDYDKHQLITALKRLIEDDVFWNTCRKNALDFSRNMGWNEIFADAFKAIEVDQSS; encoded by the coding sequence ATGCTGCAACACCAATCATCTCATACTGAGATTATGATTGCCTCACATGTTGCGGAGGCGCATGGTCCGCAATATGTCTTACATCAGTATTTAAAGGAACGGCAAAAAGAGTTTGTGTTCGTAAGCTGCCCTTTTGATTATGCGAGAACACTCCATGCAGAAGCGAGGATTTATCAACACGGACAGGAAAAAATAATTAACGGACACCGAAATACGAGCACCGGGGTCCTAAGCTGGATTCGTGATGCTTGGTTTGTATGGCGTTGTGGTTGGAAATATCTAAACAAAGCAACTGTTTTTATCGGCATCAATAATTTAAATGTTGCAATCGGCATTTTGTTGAAATGGCTGGGGAAAGGCGGTTATGTAGTGTATTATGTGATTGATTATACCCCGCGTCGTTTTTCCTCCCGCCTCCTGAATTGGATTTATCAAAGTATTGCCCGTTTTGCGGCTAAGCATGCAGATATGGTTTGGAATTTATCCGGACGAATGCAAGCGGTGCATGAAAAATTTGGTGCACCCGCAAAAACAAATATTCTGGTTCCAATCGGCATCGATGACCATGAAGCACGTGTAGTAAATAAAAAAGAAATTAAACAAAATGAAGTAGTGGTGGTAAGCACCTTGTTTGAAAGTAAGGGTGTGCAGTTGATTCTGGATGCAATCACACAACTGCCGGAACTTCATCTGTGCATTATTGGAACCGGTCCGTATCAAGAAACACTTCAGCAGCAGACAGTCAAGTTAGGGATAAGTAAGCAGGTGGAATTTTTGGGAATGGTGGATCGGGAAATATTGTTTCGTCGATTATCACATAGTCGGATTGCTGTGGCGACCTATCAGGAAGATCCGTCCAATTATTCATATTATGCTGATCCGGCGAAACCAAAGGAATACCTGGCATGTGGCATACCGACTATTATTACGCGTGTTCCCTGGATTGCTGAAGCGATTGATCAGCGGCCAATGGGGATCGCCATTGATTATGATAAACATCAATTGATTACGGCCTTGAAACGCCTTATAGAGGATGATGTTTTTTGGAATACATGCCGGAAGAATGCTTTGGATTTTAGTCGGAATATGGGTTGGAATGAAATTTTTGCCGATGCCTTCAAAGCGATTGAAGTCGACCAATCTTCCTGA
- a CDS encoding glycosyltransferase encodes MESASVREEHPKVSVIMPVYNAEKFLPKAIESIVRQTFANFEYIIIDDGSTDQSWAIIQQYAVKDKRIVAKQNQKNLHISRTLNRCLQLAQGEYIARMDADDVSDTQRLAKQVVYMDANPDIGISGGTMILIDEHGDKTGHKRRYHLTDDKIRKFIFRYSPFCHPAIMVRKRVLDVCGDYNSEYDWAEDYELYFRLGQQTKFGNIQDVLLYYRVLEKSITTSRTKVMETKTLAIRQKAVREYGYTMTLFDKVYWILQYLSIRMIPYQWKRWIYSKIASWR; translated from the coding sequence ATGGAAAGCGCGTCGGTCAGGGAAGAACATCCAAAGGTTTCAGTGATTATGCCTGTTTACAATGCAGAAAAGTTTCTGCCGAAGGCAATAGAAAGTATTGTTCGGCAAACATTTGCGAATTTTGAGTACATCATTATTGATGATGGTAGCACGGATCAAAGTTGGGCAATAATACAGCAATATGCCGTTAAAGATAAGCGTATTGTCGCGAAGCAAAATCAAAAGAATTTACATATTAGCCGGACATTAAACCGTTGTTTGCAATTGGCGCAAGGGGAATACATTGCCCGGATGGATGCGGATGATGTTTCAGACACACAACGGTTGGCAAAGCAAGTTGTGTATATGGATGCAAACCCCGATATAGGCATTTCGGGCGGCACTATGATTTTGATTGATGAACACGGGGACAAGACAGGCCACAAACGCCGCTACCACTTAACGGATGATAAAATACGCAAGTTTATTTTTCGGTATAGTCCGTTTTGCCATCCCGCCATTATGGTGCGTAAAAGGGTATTGGATGTTTGTGGTGATTACAATTCGGAGTATGATTGGGCGGAAGATTACGAGCTTTATTTCAGGCTTGGTCAGCAAACGAAATTCGGGAATATTCAGGATGTGTTACTGTATTACCGCGTGTTGGAAAAATCAATCACAACATCCAGGACAAAGGTTATGGAAACAAAGACGCTCGCTATTCGTCAAAAAGCAGTACGCGAATATGGCTATACGATGACATTGTTCGATAAAGTTTATTGGATTTTACAATATTTATCCATCAGGATGATTCCTTATCAATGGAAGCGATGGATTTATTCGAAGATCGCTTCCTGGCGGTAA